Part of the Sinomonas atrocyanea genome is shown below.
GGCTGAGCAGGGGGTCGAAGCGCAGCTCGGTGTCCACGACCGCGCCGTCGGGGCCGAGGGCGGGCACCAGGTGCAGCGCGCCGAAGCGGTGCCAGCGGCCCAGCGGGGTGGCCCAGGAGAGCGCGAGGTTCCACGTCGCCGTGTCTTTGACCCGCCCGGGCGCCCCCGGGTCGGGGCCGAGCGTCCGCGCCCCGATGAGGACCGGGCCGTGCGGACCCCGGTACGGCATGAGCGAGGTCAGGGCGGCGGCGCCCACCGTGCGGTGCGCCGTCAGGCAGAAGCGGCCGGGCACCCGCCAGCCCGTCGAGGCGAGCAGGAGGTCGGCGGCGCCGTCGTCCGTGGGGAAGCGCATCGCGAGCCCGAGGATGTCCGGCCAGCGCACCGGCAGGCCGAGCGAGCGGGACAGGCGCGCCGCCACCGTCCTCGAGGAGGGCGTGTCGAGGAAGGGGATGCCCGAGGCGCCCCCGGTGATCTCGAGCGTCCCGTTCATCGCAGCGCCCTGCGGGTGGATGGGGCGGTCCGGCCGGAGGGCCTTCACGGCGCCGAAGCCGGCGGCGAACAGGCGCCCGAAGGCGGTGGTCGGGTGGTGGGCCATGGCAGCGTCCCTCTCGGATCGGTGGGGCGGCGGAGCCGGTGGGTCACTCGGCCACCGTCTGGGTAATACCCACCGGCATCCCAGCAACCGAGACGTGGAGGAAGAATGAGCAGGATCTTGATGATCGTCACCGGCGCCACAGAGCTCCGCCTCGCCGACGGCACCTCGCACCCCACCGGCTTCTGGGCCGAGGAACTCGCCACCGCCCGCCGCGAACTGACCCGGGCCGGCCACTCCGTCGTGATCGCGACGCCGGACGGCGTGACCCCCACCCCGGATGCGGTCAGCCTCGACGCCGAGCAGGTCGGCTCCCAGGAGAAGGCCGACGACCTCGCAGCCTACCTCCGCGAGATCTCCGGGGAGCTGGAGGCCGCGGTGCCCATCTCCTCGGTGGACGCCTCCGAGTTCGACGCCGTGGTGCTCCCCGGCGGCCACGGCCCCATGACCGACCTCGCCTTCGACCCGCACACCGGCCGCGTGCTCGCCGCGGCGGACGCGGCCGGCACGGTCATCGCCCCGTTCTGCCACGGTCCGGCAGCCCTCCTGGCCGCCAAGGCCGAGGACGGCACCAACGTGTTCGCCGGGCGGCGGGTGACGGCGTTCACCGACGAGGAGGAGCGCACGGGCGGCACGGGTGAGAAGACCCCGTGGTGGGTCGAGTCCGCGCTGCGGGACGCCGGCCTCGAGGTCGAGACGGCGCCGGCCTGGAGCGACCACGTGGTCGTGGACGGGAACCTCATCTCGGGCCAGAACCCCCAGTCGAGCGCGTCCGTGGCCCGCGAGGTCATCGAGGCCCTCGGGCGCGGCACCGCCGGCTGAGGTTCCGGGCGCGCCCCGCCGCCCGCGCGGCGCTTGGCGGGGCGCGCCCGGCCTGCTTGACTGCCAGCAGCACACCCGTCCCGCCGAAGGAGTCCGCATGCCCGCCACCCGCCCCATCCGCGGCGCCGTCCTCAACAGCATGGGCGCCGAACCGCCCTACGCGGACTCGCGCCCCATCACCGTGGACGAGCTCGAGCTGGAGGGCCCCGGCCCCGGCGAGCTCATGGTCCGGATCGAGGCGGCCGGGCTGTGCCACTCGGACCTGTCCGTGGTCAACGGCTCGCGCCCCCGCCCGCTGCCCATGCTCCTGGGGCACGAGGCCGCCGGGATCGTGGAGGAGGTGGGCGACGGCGTCGAGTCCGTGCGCCCGGGGCAGCGCGTGGTCATGACGTTCCTGCCGCGCTGCGGCGAATGCGCCGCGTGCGCCACCGAGGGCAGGCTGCCCTGTGAGCGGGGCAGTGCGGCCAACGCGGCCGGCACCCTGCTCACCGGCGCGCGCCGGCTCACGCGCGCGGGGGAGACGGTCCAGCACCATCTGGGGGTCTCCGGCTTCGCGACCCACGCCGTGGTCGACGAGCGCTCCGTGGTCCCGGTCGGCGACGACGTCCCGCCGCACGTCGCCGCGCTGCTCGGCTGCGCCGTGCTCACCGGCGGCGGCGCGCTGCTGAACGCGGGCAGGATCACGCCCGAGACGACGGTGGCCGTGGTGGGGCTCGGGGGAGTGGGCATGGCGGGGCTGCTCACGGCGCTCGCGACGGGGTGCCGGGTCGTGGCGGTGGACGCGCAGGAGTCCAAGCTCGCCACTGCCCGCGAGTGGGGCGCGGCGGAGGCCCTCACGCCGGCCGAGGCGATGGAGCAGGGCGTGGAGGCCGACGTGGTCCTCGAGGCGGTGGGGCACCCCCGCGCGTTCGAGACCGCCTACCGGCTCCTCGGCCTCGGCGGCACGCTCGTGACCGTCGGGCTGCCGGCCCCCGGCGCGACCGCTCAGATCGAGCCGCTGCAGCTCACCGCCAAGGCCCAGACGGTGGTGGGCAGCTACCTCGGCTCGGCGGTGCCGAAGCGGGACGTGCCCGCGTTCGAGCGGCTCTGGCGCGAGGGCCGGCTCCCGCTCGAGCGGCTCGTCTCGCGCCGGATCGGCCTCGAGGAGATCAACGAGGGCATGGATGCGCTCGCCTCGGGCTCGGTGATCCGCCAGGTCGTGACGTTCGACGGCGCGTAGCCGCCCCCGCGCGGACCTCGCCCGGGCCCCGGCTCCGGGTCAGGCGTGGGCGTCGAGGAACTTGGCCCAGTCGCGCCGGAACCGGGCGCGGGCCTCGGCGGCGCGCTGCTCCTCGAGTGCGTGCAGGCGCCCGAAGCTGAACGCGCTCTCCCCGCTGGCCTGGGCGGCGGCCGCGAGCTCGAGCAGGTGGGCCCGGCTCACCACCGTGTCCTGCAGCTCGCCGAGCGTGTCCTGGATCCGCTCGGCGGACGCCGCGAGCCTGCTGGCGCGCTTTCCGAGGACGGGCTCGGCCGCCTCTCCCGCATAGCGCAGCCGCTTGGCGCTCTTGCGCACCTCGTGGAGGGCCGCCTCGAGCGCGGTGACGTCCGCGGCCTCGGCGCCGTCGAGGTCCTCGGCGACCCGGACGGCGTCCTGCAGGCGCCGGACGTCCCTCGCGAGCCGGCGGGCCACCGCCTTCCGTGCCGTCTTCCGGCCGCGGTCGGTGAGCGGGGGCGCGTCGAGGAAGGCGTCGAGCGAGTCGAGGAGGCGGAGGTAGCGCTCGCTGTCCAAGGCGACCAGGCCGGCGTCGTGCGCCTGCCGGTAGCGGAAGTCCGACTCCTCCTCGATCCGCGCCAGGACCGGGCCGAGCAGCAGGGCGGCCGGCTGGGAGGCCGCCAGATCGGCCAGCCGCGCGCGCATGACCTCGACGTCCCGGGCCCCTCCGACCGTGCCCGCGAGCCACTGGAGCTCGTCGCGGAGCCGGTTCGCGGCGTCCGCGTCGACGAACTTCCGGAACGAGGCGAGGGCCGAGCGCATGCGGCGGGCGCTGACGCGCAGCTGGTGCACCGCGTCGGGGGCGTCCAGGCGGACGCCGGGGTCACGGGCCAGGAGCTCCTCGGCGTGCTGGCGGAGGTAGGCCAGGAGCACGACGCCGGCCTCCCCCTTCCGCTCGGGCGTCGCCTGCTGTGGGGCGGCGTGCTGGAGCGCGGGCCCGAGGGCGCGGACGAGCTTGGAGGGGAGCGCGGCGGGGTGGATGCCGGCGGCGGCGAACAGCTCGTCGGCCGCCTCGAGCAGGTCCTCGGAGCCCGTGACGAGTTCGAGCTCCCATTCGCGCCACCGCTGCCCGGGGCCGATGCCCGGCGGGACCTGGGACTCGACATGGTCGTCGCTGAACTCGGCCAGGGCATGGCCGGCGGCGTCGAAGAGCTCGGTGGCGGTGCGGCGGGTGGACAGGCGTGCGATCGGCACGAGTCCGGCGCCGCGGGTGTGGGCGGCGACGAGGTTCCTGAGCCGGTCCGGGACGGTTGCGGTGTCCAGGCGCAGGGGCTCGTGGATCTCCTGCCGGGCGCCCGAGGCGGCCGG
Proteins encoded:
- a CDS encoding type 1 glutamine amidotransferase domain-containing protein encodes the protein MSRILMIVTGATELRLADGTSHPTGFWAEELATARRELTRAGHSVVIATPDGVTPTPDAVSLDAEQVGSQEKADDLAAYLREISGELEAAVPISSVDASEFDAVVLPGGHGPMTDLAFDPHTGRVLAAADAAGTVIAPFCHGPAALLAAKAEDGTNVFAGRRVTAFTDEEERTGGTGEKTPWWVESALRDAGLEVETAPAWSDHVVVDGNLISGQNPQSSASVAREVIEALGRGTAG
- a CDS encoding alcohol dehydrogenase catalytic domain-containing protein, with translation MPATRPIRGAVLNSMGAEPPYADSRPITVDELELEGPGPGELMVRIEAAGLCHSDLSVVNGSRPRPLPMLLGHEAAGIVEEVGDGVESVRPGQRVVMTFLPRCGECAACATEGRLPCERGSAANAAGTLLTGARRLTRAGETVQHHLGVSGFATHAVVDERSVVPVGDDVPPHVAALLGCAVLTGGGALLNAGRITPETTVAVVGLGGVGMAGLLTALATGCRVVAVDAQESKLATAREWGAAEALTPAEAMEQGVEADVVLEAVGHPRAFETAYRLLGLGGTLVTVGLPAPGATAQIEPLQLTAKAQTVVGSYLGSAVPKRDVPAFERLWREGRLPLERLVSRRIGLEEINEGMDALASGSVIRQVVTFDGA
- a CDS encoding CYTH and CHAD domain-containing protein is translated as MAGQDALEVERKYSVETDTPVPDLAGLPGVDRIGTPQTRQLDAVYFDTQDFALARHRITLRRRTGGPDAGWHLKLPAASGARQEIHEPLRLDTATVPDRLRNLVAAHTRGAGLVPIARLSTRRTATELFDAAGHALAEFSDDHVESQVPPGIGPGQRWREWELELVTGSEDLLEAADELFAAAGIHPAALPSKLVRALGPALQHAAPQQATPERKGEAGVVLLAYLRQHAEELLARDPGVRLDAPDAVHQLRVSARRMRSALASFRKFVDADAANRLRDELQWLAGTVGGARDVEVMRARLADLAASQPAALLLGPVLARIEEESDFRYRQAHDAGLVALDSERYLRLLDSLDAFLDAPPLTDRGRKTARKAVARRLARDVRRLQDAVRVAEDLDGAEAADVTALEAALHEVRKSAKRLRYAGEAAEPVLGKRASRLAASAERIQDTLGELQDTVVSRAHLLELAAAAQASGESAFSFGRLHALEEQRAAEARARFRRDWAKFLDAHA